The following is a genomic window from Balneola sp..
TGGTTAAAGCACGTGTATTTTCTTCCTGAGCCTCAAGGAAAGCATTAATTTCATTAACCTGGGCATGAGTTGGATTTGCAATCAACACTGCTATTAAAAGGATCAATAGCGATGTAAATTTTATTGACATGCGAGAGTACATAGGGAACCTCCGGGTTATCGTTTTAAGATTTGTGCAATATTAGCAATAAAATTCTGAAATAGAATACCCAATTTGAGTGATATAATTATGCTTTATAAAGATTCCAGGATTCTAATGTAGGAATCATAGCGGCTTGCTTCGATTTCTCCACGTTCAAAAGCTTCAACTACACCGCAATCCGGTTCATGCAAATGGGTACAGTTATTAAACTTGCATTGTGTTCTGGGATCCAGCATTTCAGGGAAATACAGAGAGAGTTCCCAGGGCTCAATGTTAAACAATCCAAATTCCCTTATTCCAGGGGTGTCGGCAAGATAAGCGCCATTAGAAAGCCTGATTAGTTTGGCAAAAGTAGTGGTGTGTTTTCCTTTATTAGAATAAGAAGAAACTTCACCCACTTTCTCAGAATAGTTGGGATCGAGTGCATTCAAAAGGCTTGTTTTTCCAACACCTGAGGGACCAATAAATACTGATGTTTTATCGACTAGAGTTTCTCTAAGTAGATGAAGGCAATCTGGATCGTGTGCCACAGTAGTAAAAACCGGGTACCCAAGCTCTTCATAGATGTCCTGGATATCTTCAATCATACTTTCATCCCTTTGGGTAGCCAGATCCAGCTTATTGATGATAATAGCACCTTGTACATCATAAGCCTCACAGGTCACTAAAAAACGATCAATGAAGCCTTCTTTTAATCTGGGTTGTTTAACGGATTGAACCACAAAAGCGATATCTAGATTTGAAACCAGAATATGCTCTCCTCTTCGACCATGGGTGGCTTGCCGGGTTATATAATTTGTTCTCTCATGGATTTCTTCAATAGTACCGGTATCGTCATCATTTATCTTGATGGTTACCCAATCTCCAACTGCAAGAGGATTAGTTACTTCTTTCTCCTCAAGTCTGAATCTACCTGGTAAACGGCT
Proteins encoded in this region:
- the rsgA gene encoding ribosome small subunit-dependent GTPase A, producing the protein MQKGRVIQSTGSWYKIDTGETVVESRLPGRFRLEEKEVTNPLAVGDWVTIKINDDDTGTIEEIHERTNYITRQATHGRRGEHILVSNLDIAFVVQSVKQPRLKEGFIDRFLVTCEAYDVQGAIIINKLDLATQRDESMIEDIQDIYEELGYPVFTTVAHDPDCLHLLRETLVDKTSVFIGPSGVGKTSLLNALDPNYSEKVGEVSSYSNKGKHTTTFAKLIRLSNGAYLADTPGIREFGLFNIEPWELSLYFPEMLDPRTQCKFNNCTHLHEPDCGVVEAFERGEIEASRYDSYIRILESL